GTACGAGGTTCCTACCGCCCGCCAGACCGGACAACGGCTGCGGCCCCCGGCTTAACTGCGGGCCTGTAACGACTATTCTCAGGACCGATGGATGTCGGACTCACCCCGGCGTTGACGGGATATGAGACTAGGTAGGATGTCACCGAAATCGCCCATCGCATAGACACTCACGCGCTACTCCTCTTCTTCGTCGTCCACCGGCGCGAGACCGCGGTAGCAGATGGAGATACGGTGGGAGGCGCCGAGCTTGCCGTAGGGCGCAAAGGCATAGTCCACGCCGATGCCCTGCCAGGAAAGGCCCAGCCCTGCCCGCAGGCCGGAGAAGCCTTCGTAGTCTGACCCGGTTCGATATCCGACCCGGAGCGCGACGAGTTCGACCGGGCGGCATTCGACCCCGGCGGCTATGCCCGGCTTCTCGCTCTCGGAGAGGATGAAGTCCTGCGTGACCCCCAGGGCTATTCCGGCAATGTCGCGGTCATACCGCCAGCCCAGACGTGCCTGCGTAGGCATGGCGTAGATCTCCTGGTAGAGCTCGGTCATGGGCCCGACGTTGGTAACCGAGGCCCCGACCTTCAGTCCTTCCAGCGGGGTTAGGTAATGCACTCCCACGTCGAACGCCCCGGCCGAGGTCGAGAGGCTCTCCATCTGCTGGTGGATGAACTTCGCCCCGAAGCCGAAAGAGAAGTCGGAGATACTCCGCGCGTAGCCGAGGGCAAGCGACCAGTCAGCAGCCGAGAAGATGTAGCCGGGCACGGTCTCGCCACGGATGTTGACGCCCTGGATTGCGCCCGAGCCCCAGTAGTCAAACGCGAGACCGAACTTGCCGATTCCCTCGAAGCCATACACGCCCGCTACATACTCGTGGTTCATGTCGAGGAACCACTGGTT
This genomic window from candidate division WOR-3 bacterium contains:
- a CDS encoding PorV/PorQ family protein; the encoded protein is MKRTMMPRRNAPSDRGRRGQIHETDRHRQEQFRFIRLRAFVAIHVLVGLLLPALLLGSTGASFLKIPVGPRVVGMGEAGVAWIDDASALYYNPAGLAHVPTFDVLLSHNQWFLDMNHEYVAGVYGFEGIGKFGLAFDYWGSGAIQGVNIRGETVPGYIFSAADWSLALGYARSISDFSFGFGAKFIHQQMESLSTSAGAFDVGVHYLTPLEGLKVGASVTNVGPMTELYQEIYAMPTQARLGWRYDRDIAGIALGVTQDFILSESEKPGIAAGVECRPVELVALRVGYRTGSDYEGFSGLRAGLGLSWQGIGVDYAFAPYGKLGASHRISICYRGLAPVDDEEEE